The Euzebyales bacterium DNA window CCCGTGGCGCGACCCGATCCATGGCCTCGTCGCGCTCGGCGGGTTCTGGCAGGCGGAGCGTGACGGCCCCGACGAGGTGTTCACGCTGTCGTCGGCAGTCGTTGCCGTCGACAGCATGACCGCGGTGGCCCGCGTAGAGGTCGAGTACGAGCACGGCCGGCCGTGGCGCGATCTGTGGGTGCTGCGGTTCGCGGAGGA harbors:
- a CDS encoding nuclear transport factor 2 family protein, yielding MTIERHRRAIDRAMVDRWVAGYEDAWRSEGTDRLAQLFTDDVTYLASPWRDPIHGLVALGGFWQAERDGPDEVFTLSSAVVAVDSMTAVARVEVEYEHGRPWRDLWVLRFAEDGRVAAFEEWPFAPDTFDGH